The Jannaschia sp. M317 DNA segment GCCGACGGGGCCGCAGGCGCGCCGCTGGACTGGACCGGTGCCGCGCTGATCTCGGCGGGGTTGCTGGCCTTGGTCTGGGGCCTTGTCGCGCTGCCGGATCGGGGGCTGACGGTCGAGGTCATGGCAGCACTCGTCGCGGGGGCTGCGTTGGTGGTGGGCTTTGTGTGGGTCGAGGCCAACAAGGGCGACCTTGCGATGACCCCGTTGCGATTGTTCCGGGACCGGGTGTTCTCGGGACTGACCCTCTTTACCTTTGCGCTTTACGCCGCACTGGGCGGGCTGATGCTGCTTCTGCCCTACATGTTGATCCAGTCGCAGGGCTATTCCGCGACGGCAGCGGGCGCCGCCATGCTGCCTTTCCCTCTGATCCTCGCAGTGTTGTCGCGGGTGGCCGGGGGGCCATTGGCGGACCGGTTCGGTGCGCGCCGGCTGTTGACGGTTGGCGCGGGTCTGGTGGCCGGCGGCTTTGCGCTGTTTGCGGTGATCCCCGGGACCGGGGTGTCCTACGCGGTCCACATCCTGCCTCCGCTGGTCGTGCTTGCGCTGGGCATGTCACTGGCGGTCGCGCCCCTGACCAACGCCGTCCTCGGCTCCGCCGGAGAACGCCATGCAGGCGTCGCGTCGGGGCTCAACAACGCGATCAGTCGGATCGGCGGGCTTTTGGCCACTGCCCTGCTGGGGCTGGTGCTCTTGTCGAATGACCTGGTGACCGGGTTCGCGACCGCGGCCTGGGCGGGGGTGGCGCTGGCGCTGATCTCGGCGGTCATTGCCGCGACCATGCTGCGCGCCGATACCTGAGGCCGAAACGAAAACCCCCCGGTCGCCACAAAGGGCAACCGGGGGGTCAAATCGTCGGTCTCAGAACCGCGGGCGACTTACATCATCCCTTCGCGCTGAGCCTTCTTGCGAGCGAGCTTGCGGGCACGCCGAATTGCTTCGGCCTTCTGCCGCGCTTTCTTCTCGGAGGGCTTCTCGAAATGTTGCTTGAGCTTCATCTCGCGAAACACACCCTCGCGCTGCAGCTTCTTTTT contains these protein-coding regions:
- a CDS encoding MFS transporter; this translates as MDRRGTLIATILASSLAFVLGSIVTVALPQMQASFNAGPTGAQWIVTAYLLPLGAFVLMGGALGDHYGRKRVFEAGLLLFAATCLMCALAPSFPILMVARALEGLAAALIAPTSLAIIANTFTGPARGRAVGTWAGVGAAAGALAPVLGGVIVDLAGWRWAFAAMAPIALTAWWVARDAIRESRADGAAGAPLDWTGAALISAGLLALVWGLVALPDRGLTVEVMAALVAGAALVVGFVWVEANKGDLAMTPLRLFRDRVFSGLTLFTFALYAALGGLMLLLPYMLIQSQGYSATAAGAAMLPFPLILAVLSRVAGGPLADRFGARRLLTVGAGLVAGGFALFAVIPGTGVSYAVHILPPLVVLALGMSLAVAPLTNAVLGSAGERHAGVASGLNNAISRIGGLLATALLGLVLLSNDLVTGFATAAWAGVALALISAVIAATMLRADT
- the rpsU gene encoding 30S ribosomal protein S21; the protein is MQVSVRDNNVDQALRALKKKLQREGVFREMKLKQHFEKPSEKKARQKAEAIRRARKLARKKAQREGMM